In bacterium, the sequence TAGAACGCCCGGTGGCTCCAGAGAACGCTCCGCGCGCGGATTTTTTTAACGCTGGTCCCGCCCCGATGGATCACCTTCACCTGTGGGTAGTATAGCGTAAGTCTCCCCGCCCGTACCAACCGCCGGGCCAGGTCCACGTCGTTGAAGAAGATCGGGAACCGGGTGTCGAACCCGCCGAGCGCGTTGAACTCGTCCTTTCGCAGCATCCAGCAGGAGGCGTAGACCTGCTCGACCCTCCGTTCCTCGGCGTGGTCGGTGTCCCCCATCTTCCACCGGTTGAATAACCCGCTCCGGGGGAACATGCGCGACAGGCCGGTGAGCTCGCAGAGGAGGTCCCAGGTTTTGGGGAGCCTCCGGCAGGTCCTTTGCACGCGGCCGTCCTCCCCGACCAGTTGAGGTGCCACCCCGCCGAGGGAGGGGTCGTCCTCGAGGAGATCGGCCAGCCGCCTCGCCCCGTCTGTCGGCAGGAATGCGTCGGGGTTGAGGAGGAGGATTAATCTCCCCCGGGCCTTTCGCACGGCCTGGTTCGTCGCCGCCGCGTATCCCTGGTTCGCGGGGCTGGCGAAAAGCCTTACGCCCGTTCTCCGGGCCACATTTGCCGAACCGTCCCGGGAGCCGTTGTCGAAAACGATGACCTCGACGGGCTCGTCCTGCCGCGCGAGGTGGTCCAGGCAGCGGACGAGGTCGTCCCGGGTGTCGTAGCTGACGACGACGACCGTCACTCGGGGGGCCATGCTACGCCTCGCTCACCAGGGCGTCGGCGCGGTGCAACCGACGGTCGGGGTCGGTCCCGGCGAGGAGAAGCTCGTCCTCGGCCAGCCGCTCGATGTAGCCTTCGCGGCCCATGTAGGCGTAGGTCGTTCTCTTTCCCTCCTCGACGCCGGGCTGGTCGTAAACGTTGACCACGGCGAGCTTCCCGGTGATGGATACCGCCGCCTGGCAGAGGTACACCAGCGAGCCCAGCGACCGCTCGTCCAGGGCCGTGAGCGTGAGCACGAGGGAGGGGGTGCCAGCCCGCAGGAGCGCCAGCACCGTCCCCTTGAGCTCCGCACGAAGGAGCTCGCCCAGCCCCCGCCCGCCCAGGTAGCCCAGGCTGGAGTATTCGTCGGTCTGGGGGGGGACCCGCACGTCGTCCCCGGTGTCGGTGACCTCGAGGAGCCAGACGACCTTGTCCTTGGGCCCGTCCACGTAGAGCTGTAGCTGGGAGTGCTGGTCGGTGACGCCGAGGGCGGCCTGCGGCGTCGGACCGTAGGGGTCGGTGCCCCGCCGGCGCTTGCCCAGGCTCTCGGCCCAGAGCTGGGCGAACCAGAGGGCGAAGTCGCGCAGACCGTCGGCATAGGGCATGACCGAAACGATTCTCCTCCCGGCCAGGTGGTGCTGGTGGAGGGCCAGGGCCAGGGCCAGGGCGGGATTCTTCCGCCAGTCCGGGTTCCCCGTGGCGGTGCGCATGGCCCGCGCGCCGGCCAGGAGCTCCCGGGCGTCAATCCCCAGGAGCGCCGCCGGAACGAGGCCCACGGGGCTCAGCACCGAAAATCGGCCGCCCACGTCGGACGGGACGTCGAAAGTCCTGTAACCCTCGGCCGTCGCCAGGGCCCGCAGGTCGCCGAGGTCCGGGTCCGTGACGGCCACCACCCGCTCCCCGTAACCCTTCCCCAGGGCCTCGCGGAGCCATCCCCGTACCACGGCGAAGGAGGCCATCGTCTCCGCCGTGGAGCCCGATTTCGTTATCACGTTCACCAGGGTGCGGTGCGGGTCGAGCTCCCCGAGCAGGTGACGCAGGCGCCGGGGGTCCACGTTGTCCACCACGTGGAGCCGCGGGTGGCCGGGTTTCCTGGACGCCGGCTCGATGAAGGCGCAGTTGAGCATCCGCGCCCCCAGCCCCGATCCCCCGATTCCCAGGAGCACGAGGTCGTCGCAGCCCCCTTTTAGCGGCTCTACCCAGTGGAGGAGGTCCGAGACCTGCTGGTCGGGCAGAGCGGCGTAGCCCGGGGCGGGGCCGATGAGCGCCGTGACCAGCTCCGGGTAAGATTCCCGCCATTGGGCGAAATCGAGACCGCTCCGCCCGATGAGCCGTCGGTCGCTCGTGCGGAGGTCGAGTGAGATTTTCCCTTCGCCCATCGTCATCCCTCCGGTCGCGGTCCGACTTTCGTCCGCGTTTAAGCACCGCCGTCGGGGATTACTTTACGCCGGCTCCCGCGGTCGCTTGAACCGCCGTGGCGAGGTCGCGCTGCAGGGCCTCGAGCTGGGACAGCTTCTCCTCTCGGCCGACCTCCGTATCGTCTATGACCCCGATCAGCCGGTCGAGAAAGGAGCTCAGCAATTCCCGTTCGTCCGTCCCGGCGTCCAGGAGCGTTTCCGCCAGGAAGTCCCGTGCCGCCTCGAGCTCCGCCAGGGCTCGCTCGGGCGCATCGGCGAACCGGAGGTTGACGTCGGCGGTGTAGACGTACTGGGACACCACGGCGAGGGGGAGCCGCACCCGGGACACCTCCCGCAACGCCTCTTGCGCCCGGGCCACGCCGCCGGCCGCCAGGCCGAAGTTGTTTTCCCCGAAATCCTTCGCCGCCTGGTCGAGGGCCGCGTCGGCCGACCGCACCAACTCGGCCAGGGAGGTGAGGTCCGCCGCGGGGGGAGTTTTCACCTCGACGGCGCTATCGGGACCTCCCGTGCAACCCGCCAGAAGAACGAGGAGCGCGAGGACCGTGAAGACCGGTCTTCCCTTTTTTTTCAGCGTATCACCGCCAGTTTGGCCGTCACGGAGTCCCCCCCGGGGGCCGTCACGTGGTAGAGGTACACGCCCGCGGCCAGCTCGGCGCCCACTGTATTGGTCACGTCCCAATCCAGCTCGAAGGCGGTGCTCACGGTTTCGTAGACCAGGTTCCCGACGATGTCGTACACACGGATTTTGGAACCGGGCGGGATCCCGTTGAACGTTACCCCGGAGTGCCTGTCGCCGCGGAAGGGGTTCGGGTAGGCGTAGATGTCGGCAAGATTGTAGAGGTGGTCGTCGTGGATGCCGACGAGGCCGGCCAGGGCGCCGAGGGCGGCCCGCGTTATCTGCCGGGTCAGCGGGAAGTGGCCGGCGATCATCGGGTAGTCGTCGTCGTAGGTGTGGTAGTAGGGGTAGGGCAGGTCAATGTCCTCGGTACACAACAACGCTGGATACCCAACGACCCAGAAGATGAAGTGGTCCGAGCGGTGGGCGTTGGGATCGATAATCTTGTACCCCGGCATGCCGTCGCCGTAGCGTACGCACGATTCCATGAGCACGTCGGCGAGCCACTCGCTCCGGTAATCGGTAATGATGTCCAGGTCCTCCTGTACCTCGGGCGGGTCGCTCCAGACGACCATGTCCAGGTTTACCACCCCGTCCACCTGGACCCCGTCCAGGGCCAGTTGCCGGGCGTGGTGGGAGCTGCCGTGGAGCCCGAGCTCCTCGGCGTTGAAGAACACAAGGCGCAGGCTGCGCCGGGGCGTGTAATCCGCCAGAACGCGCGATATCTCCAGGAGCGCCGACGCCCCCGACCCGTTGTCGTTGGCGCCGGGGGCCAATATGTAGGGATCTTCGTCCTGGTCCTCAGTGCCCGAGATCGAGTCGAAGTGGGCGGTGCCGTAAATGTAACTCCGTGGGTACTCGCTCCCGGTCTTCTCGCCGATGATGTTCTCCCAGAGGATGCCCGTTCCCGGGTCCAGCCCCTCGAGCCGCCAGGTGAGCCCGTCGAGCTCCCCGTCGGCGTAGGCGGGTCCATCCCTCGATGCGAGCCAGACCTTTTCCCCGGTTCCGTCCCAGTCCAGGGCGTTCACCGCCGAGGCCTTCGCGGTGGTCACTGTCTCCCAGCTCTCCCCGCCGTCCGCGGTGCGGTACATCTCCCCGTAGATTGACCCGACGACGTATTCGAGCGGCCCGATGGCCGTCACCGCGAGGAGCTGCTGGGCGGGGTCAACGCCCGGAATCTGCGAGGGGGTCCAGGTCTCGCCGCCGTCATCGGTGATGAGCAGCCGGTCGGCCGTCCCCACCGCCAGGCCCCGATCGGAATCACCGAAGGCCGCGTCGTAGAGCGTCGAGCCGCCGGAAGAGGCGTAGACCGTTTCCCAGGTCTCGCCACCGTCGGCGCTCCGGAGCACTGTCTCGCCTCGGCTCACCCCGATGACCGTCCGGGGGTCGCCCGGGAGGCACGCCGCGGCGAAAATCTCCATGCCCGTGCCCCCGACCTTTTCCCAGACCGAGCCCGAGTCCTCGGTGCGCCAGACATCGCCCGAGGCGCTGAAGAGGTAACCCGTATCTGCGTCGGCGAAGGCCATCGTCGAGAGGTCGTTGCTTTCCGAACCCAGATCGAAGGGGGTTTCGGTCCAGGTCGCCCCGCCGTCGTCGGTGCGACGGTAGGTGTCGCCGCCGGCGAAATGAATCGTGGCCGGAGGGAATACGGCACAGGCGCTGTTCGGCCAAACCTTTATCTCCCCGGTGGGGAAGTACTCGACGAAAACAGCCCCGCCGTCGGTCGAGTAAAACAGGTGGGAACTGGCCAGGGAGAAGGCGATGAGCCCGCCCTCGGCGTCCAGGGATTGGGGGCTGGCGCCGATCCATTTTTCCCGCGTAACCTCGAAGCCCGAGTCCGCCAGCTCGGCGGCGATGTAGTCCCCCGCCAGGTTGTTCTGCGGGGTGTAGGCGTAACGGGTGCGGAACTCGGTCAGGTCGTAGTCGTAGGCGTCAATCCGGTCCAGGTCTACCATGTCAACGAGCTCATGGGCGTCGGCGGTGAGAATATCCGGCGGTGCTTCCCGTTGGGGGGCTCTGATCGTCGGTTCCAGGTGACAGAGGCGGAAACCCAGGCCGATGAGCTCCCGCAGGTCGTCGGTCCCGAGGTTGCAGATTTCCGCTCCGTAGGTCAGACGGCCCAGCCGGTCTATCCCCGGGGGCAGCCCGGCGGCGCCCGACGGCGCGAACACGATGTACAGGTCGTCCCGGCGGTCCGGCAGCGCGCAGACGGCATTCGCGGGAGAGATCGTCGCCCTGAGCTCCCCGCCGTCGAAGTACCCGTAGAACACCCCCGCCCCCGGCGCACCGGCGGGTACGAGGGCGAGGTACTCGGCGGCCGGAGCCGTCGTCGTGACGAGCGCGAGGAGGAGGAAAATCCGTTTCATAGGTCATTCCTTTTCGGTACTCATTTGTGTGGATTCTACCCCAATCCACCCCGTCGAGCCAAGTCCGGTTCCGCGGGGGCTTGCGAACGTCCGTTTACATCTGCGCGCTGCGATCAGGTATGGAATTTGCTCATTACAGTGGAGTTGGAGCTTCTTTCGCCGGCCGTAAAACCGCCTAACGCCTTGACAGTGTGTAAATTTAAGTATAAACTACGAAACGGTGATGGGAGAAAGCCGGTAAATGCGCGAGGGGCCTGAGTTCACGAGGATAATGCGCGAGGGGCCTGAATTGACAGGGATAATGTGCGAGGGGCCTGAATTGACAGGGATAATGCGCGAGGGGCCTGAGTTCACGAGGATAATGCGCGAGGGGCCTGAGTTCACGAGGATAATGCGCGAAGGGCCTGAGTTCACGAGGATAATGCGCGAGGGGCCTGAGTTCACGAGGATAATGCGCGAGGGGCCTGAGTTCACGAGGATAATGCGCGAGGGGCCTGAATTCACAGGTATATAGCTGTTCGCTGGCGTTTCGGGTGAAAAGAATCAATGTCTCGTTGTCATCGTGGTACGGCCGCGGGCGCTGAGGGGCGACCGACCAAAGAACCGACCACGTGACTGACGAAAAAAAACGCGGGATGAACCTAAGGGGTGGTTTGAAACCTCTAAGAGGGGTTTTTTGTCGTTTTTCGGGGAGAAACGCCCTCCCCGTCATCGCGGCTGTCCTCTGTATGGCATCCGCCGCCTCCGCCGGCCCCTTCATAAACCCCGGGCTGATGAGCATCCCCACGGCCTACACCCTGCCTTTCACCGCGATCAAGCTCGGCTACTCGGGGAGCTTCTTTCTGGGTATGCAACCCACGGATCCGGAGATCAACGACTACTACGACATCTCCCTCTCCGGGGGTCTGGAGTTCTGGGACATCGGCGTCGAGTTGACCTTCGCCGCCTACGACTTCGACTCCTCAGCCTACGTGGGGGCTGCCGAGGTGCGTTTCATCCCGGAAACGGTAAAGTTTCCAGCCGTCGCCATCGGGATGCGCAACATCGGTGGCGACGTAGACGTGTCGCCCTTCGGCGCCCCTGGCGTTCCCGGCGGGAGCACCGTCTACCTGCCCGAGGGGCGGACTAGAACCTGGTTCGAGCAGTTCACCGCCTACGTGGTTTTCTCGAAGGATTTCTACCCCGCCCTGGCCATCCCCATCCGGGGTCACATCGGTCTGGGAACCGGCGCCTTCCAGGGGATGTACGCAAGTAAGTACACGGATTCCTCCACATGGCAGGGCGTGTTCGGCGCCATTGAGTACCAGGTCCGCTACGATTTCTCCCTGGCCCTCGAGGTGAACGGCCGAGACTTGAACTTCGGCGTCCTCTACAAACTGCCCTGGTGGGGGATGGAGATAGGCGTGTCGGTGGACAAGCTGGAGATGCTCTTCTACTCGGAGGACGAGGTGCTGCGCACCGGGGGCGGGCAGGTTAACGAGTTCGACCAGGTGGGTCTGGGAATTCACTTCGGCGTGCAGTTCGGCCCCTTCGTCGGTCCGTCGGACTTCAAGAAACAGGAGCTCATCAAGGAACGTATTGAACGAGGACGCGAGCAGCTCGAAGAGATAAAAACCCGGCGTCAGGAGCTCCAGCAACGACTGGCCGAGGTCCGCGAAGAGATTACGAAAGAGAAGGAGCGGTCCGGCGACGAGTGATCGCATATCGTCAACGGGGCGCCGTCACGCGGCGTTCCGAAGCGATGGGATGAGATATATATGCGCACAAAGCTTTTTAAAATCGTAACGGGCTGGCTCCTGTTCACCGTGGTCGGTGTGTGGGGGCAGGAAGGGGAGGAGGGGAGCCTCCTTGAGGAGCTGCGCCAGGAGGAGGCGAGCTCGTCCTCCCTCACCGCGGAACTGGAGCGCCTCACCGCGGCCGAGATGGACAAGGTGGACCTCATCCGCAAGCTCGAGCGGGAGAAACGCTACGATCAGCTCGAGGCCATGGCCCGGCGCGATTTCATCTCAGCCATGGACAAGTATTCACGCGCCGAGGACTTCTGGGACAAGGCCACGCGCGCAGACAAGCGCGCAGAGACCGTGCAGGCGGAGTCATACCGCGAACAGGCCAGAACGAAGTACAGGGAGTCCATTGACGAGCTCGAGTTCATAGACGACTGGTACCCCTTGTTCTCCCGGCGCTCCGACGTCTACTTCATCTGGGGCGATTCCCTCTACAAGCTCGAAGAGTATCACGACGCCGTGCGCACACTCGAACGGCTCCGCGAGGAGTACCCGGCCTACACAAAGATGGGCGACGCTCTCTTGCAGCTCGGCGAGTGCCACTTCGCCCTCGAGGACTACGAAAAAGCGGCGACGTTCTACCAGCGCGTCGTGGACAACTACCCCCAGCTCCGTTCAGCCTTTAAAACCTCCATGAAACGCCTGGAGTGGATTTATAAGTACTGGGCCACGGACGAGTTCGACTCCGCTTCATACGCCGAAGCCCTTCCACTGTTCCAGCGACTGCTCGACGTGTACCGCTCCTACACCGACGTGCCCGAGGCAATCTTCTACGTCGGTGAGTGCTACTTCTTCTTGGGCGACCGCGAGAACGCACGCGAGCGGTTCGACAACATCAAGAGCAAGTACTCCGACTCGCGATACCTGGGAGCATCCCTGGCCAGGCTTGAGGAGCTCGCGGGGATGTACTTCGCCGAGGGCATGGAGTACTACGACATGGAGCAGGAGATAACATGGTTCCAGGCGTCCGACGTATTCGAGTTCATCGTTGATAAGTACCCCGATTTCTCGAGGCTCGACGAGACGCTTTACCGGTGGGGGGATTCACTATTCAGGGTGAACGACTACCAGGGCGCTCAGAAACCGCTGGTACAGTGCAAGAAGGACTACCCGCACAGCACATGGTGCATGTACTCGCTGTACACCCTCGAGTACATGCGGTACAGACGCGAGAGGTTCAACGAGGCCATCAGGTTTTACCAGGAGCTGGCGGGCAAGCCCGAGTTTTCAGGGTTCGAGTATTCGGACGCGAGCCGGTACGTGGTCGGGATGTGCTACTACAGGCTCGCCAAGTACCAGAAGGCGGTGGAAGTCGTCGCGGGGATTGACCGGAATGGCGAGTACGCGATTTACGGGAGCTACCTGGGGGGCCTGTGCCTGGTGAAGCAGGACAAGCTCGAGGAGGCTGTCGAATCATTCAAGGACATGGCCAGCGCCCCGACGTACTCCGACGCGACCCGGCGTCTGGAGGGACGGGCGCACATCATCCTGGCCTACCTCTACCAGCGCCTGGGCGACAACAACGCCGCATGGCTCGAGTACGAACACATCTCCGCTTCAGACATAGAGAACTGGGACGACGCCCAGGTGGGCAAGGCCTACCTCATGATAAATCGGGCCGAAACAGGGGATTACGACGACGTAATCATCATGATGCGGTCTCTGTTGAACCGGTTTCCCGACACCGATCTGGCCCCCGATGCCTACATCCTCATCGGCTACTGCCAGATTCAGGAGCGCGAGTACGAGGGCGCCATCCGGACCCTGGAGGACGTGGTTGACAGCTACACCATTGACCGTGAGCGCATCAACTCCAACCCCGAGTACCAGAAGCTCATCGCCGACATCGAGGAGGAACTGAAGTTCGTCACCTCGATTCTCACCCACGAGATCAAGGACATCCGCAACATCGGCGGGGACGTCCTCTACCCCGAGGAGCTCAACGAGGCCGAGGAGGAGGCCCGCGAGATGCAGGCCGCCATCGCCGAGCTCCAGACCTTTGTCTCCGGCCGCGATATCATCGGTCGCGACATCACCGAGGACGCTGAATTCTTCAGGGCCTATGCCTCTTTCTCCTACAAGGAGGACATCGAGGGCCAGTTCCAGAACGTCATCGGTGAACACGCCGAGCGCTACACGGAGCTCAGGGAGGCCCGCGCGGAGAACATCGAGCAGCAGAACGAGCTGAAGGTGGGGGCCGCCGGGCGCACGGTGGTCGCCGATCTGGAGGCCCGCCAGGCCGAGCGCGAGGAGAAGATCAACTGGATAACCGGGGAGGCCTGGAAGGATGAGTTCGCCCGCTTCATGACCACCGAGGAGATCGAGGCTCAAAAAGCCGCCGCCGCCGCCGCCGCGGCCGCTGCCGCCGAGGGGCGGGGCGAGGGCTTCGCCGGCGAGATAGAGGAAGATGCCGAAATCCCACCCGACGAGGGGGAGGTTCCCGGGGAGATTGACGAGGCGTCATCCGGCGAGGGCGACGAAGAGGTCGCCACGGACGAGGGGACCGTGGAAGAAGATATCCCCGCGGATACGGGGATCGTGGAAGAGGATGTCCCCGCGGATGCGGGAACCGAAGAGGTAGCCCCCGACGGGGAGACGGGGGATACGACGGACGAGACCGATGTGCCGCTCGAGGAAACCGTCGAGCCTACGGACACGGAGACTGTACCGACGGATGAGGCGGAGCTCACCGACTGATAAGGTTTTCCGTTGAAATGCGGTGAGCCGGAACCCTAAAAAAACTGTTCCCATCGAAGCGGTTTTATTGAGTTTTAGGGGACTTCGATGTTAAAAAGACGCGAACCGAGCGAAGCGAGCTATGCCCCCGGCAAACCGAGTAATGCCCCGGTAAAAGGTCTGTTCAGCGTCGCGGCTGCCTTCACGATTCTCGCCGCTACGGCGTTCCTCCCGGGGTGCGTCCCTTCGGACGGGCTGACGGCCGAGGAGCTCACCGAGGTGGAAAAGGAAACCCTGGACTCGCTCGCCAGGGAGCTCAGGGAGATAGAGAACGCCCAGCAGGAGACCGAGGAGGATTTCTACTCCGAGGTTGCCGAGTACAACGAGAAGATCCGCGTGCAGCGCCACGAGTCCATCGTCCGGTACGAAGAAATCATCAAAGAAGCCGAAGAGCTCGACAAGACCTCCCCCTACCTCGAGGAGGTTTACTACAATCTCGGCGACCTCTACTACGAAGAGGCCAAAGACCTCTTTGAAGA encodes:
- a CDS encoding glycosyltransferase family 2 protein, giving the protein MAPRVTVVVVSYDTRDDLVRCLDHLARQDEPVEVIVFDNGSRDGSANVARRTGVRLFASPANQGYAAATNQAVRKARGRLILLLNPDAFLPTDGARRLADLLEDDPSLGGVAPQLVGEDGRVQRTCRRLPKTWDLLCELTGLSRMFPRSGLFNRWKMGDTDHAEERRVEQVYASCWMLRKDEFNALGGFDTRFPIFFNDVDLARRLVRAGRLTLYYPQVKVIHRGGTSVKKIRARSVLWSHRAFYRYLKENGPRFNPLLWLLTLPLAVAAPLRVLWREVC
- a CDS encoding glucose-6-phosphate isomerase (catalyzes the formation of D-fructose 6-phosphate from D-glucose 6-phosphate), producing MGEGKISLDLRTSDRRLIGRSGLDFAQWRESYPELVTALIGPAPGYAALPDQQVSDLLHWVEPLKGGCDDLVLLGIGGSGLGARMLNCAFIEPASRKPGHPRLHVVDNVDPRRLRHLLGELDPHRTLVNVITKSGSTAETMASFAVVRGWLREALGKGYGERVVAVTDPDLGDLRALATAEGYRTFDVPSDVGGRFSVLSPVGLVPAALLGIDARELLAGARAMRTATGNPDWRKNPALALALALHQHHLAGRRIVSVMPYADGLRDFALWFAQLWAESLGKRRRGTDPYGPTPQAALGVTDQHSQLQLYVDGPKDKVVWLLEVTDTGDDVRVPPQTDEYSSLGYLGGRGLGELLRAELKGTVLALLRAGTPSLVLTLTALDERSLGSLVYLCQAAVSITGKLAVVNVYDQPGVEEGKRTTYAYMGREGYIERLAEDELLLAGTDPDRRLHRADALVSEA
- a CDS encoding M20/M25/M40 family metallo-hydrolase, with translation MKRIFLLLALVTTTAPAAEYLALVPAGAPGAGVFYGYFDGGELRATISPANAVCALPDRRDDLYIVFAPSGAAGLPPGIDRLGRLTYGAEICNLGTDDLRELIGLGFRLCHLEPTIRAPQREAPPDILTADAHELVDMVDLDRIDAYDYDLTEFRTRYAYTPQNNLAGDYIAAELADSGFEVTREKWIGASPQSLDAEGGLIAFSLASSHLFYSTDGGAVFVEYFPTGEIKVWPNSACAVFPPATIHFAGGDTYRRTDDGGATWTETPFDLGSESNDLSTMAFADADTGYLFSASGDVWRTEDSGSVWEKVGGTGMEIFAAACLPGDPRTVIGVSRGETVLRSADGGETWETVYASSGGSTLYDAAFGDSDRGLAVGTADRLLITDDGGETWTPSQIPGVDPAQQLLAVTAIGPLEYVVGSIYGEMYRTADGGESWETVTTAKASAVNALDWDGTGEKVWLASRDGPAYADGELDGLTWRLEGLDPGTGILWENIIGEKTGSEYPRSYIYGTAHFDSISGTEDQDEDPYILAPGANDNGSGASALLEISRVLADYTPRRSLRLVFFNAEELGLHGSSHHARQLALDGVQVDGVVNLDMVVWSDPPEVQEDLDIITDYRSEWLADVLMESCVRYGDGMPGYKIIDPNAHRSDHFIFWVVGYPALLCTEDIDLPYPYYHTYDDDYPMIAGHFPLTRQITRAALGALAGLVGIHDDHLYNLADIYAYPNPFRGDRHSGVTFNGIPPGSKIRVYDIVGNLVYETVSTAFELDWDVTNTVGAELAAGVYLYHVTAPGGDSVTAKLAVIR
- a CDS encoding tetratricopeptide repeat protein; translation: MRTKLFKIVTGWLLFTVVGVWGQEGEEGSLLEELRQEEASSSSLTAELERLTAAEMDKVDLIRKLEREKRYDQLEAMARRDFISAMDKYSRAEDFWDKATRADKRAETVQAESYREQARTKYRESIDELEFIDDWYPLFSRRSDVYFIWGDSLYKLEEYHDAVRTLERLREEYPAYTKMGDALLQLGECHFALEDYEKAATFYQRVVDNYPQLRSAFKTSMKRLEWIYKYWATDEFDSASYAEALPLFQRLLDVYRSYTDVPEAIFYVGECYFFLGDRENARERFDNIKSKYSDSRYLGASLARLEELAGMYFAEGMEYYDMEQEITWFQASDVFEFIVDKYPDFSRLDETLYRWGDSLFRVNDYQGAQKPLVQCKKDYPHSTWCMYSLYTLEYMRYRRERFNEAIRFYQELAGKPEFSGFEYSDASRYVVGMCYYRLAKYQKAVEVVAGIDRNGEYAIYGSYLGGLCLVKQDKLEEAVESFKDMASAPTYSDATRRLEGRAHIILAYLYQRLGDNNAAWLEYEHISASDIENWDDAQVGKAYLMINRAETGDYDDVIIMMRSLLNRFPDTDLAPDAYILIGYCQIQEREYEGAIRTLEDVVDSYTIDRERINSNPEYQKLIADIEEELKFVTSILTHEIKDIRNIGGDVLYPEELNEAEEEAREMQAAIAELQTFVSGRDIIGRDITEDAEFFRAYASFSYKEDIEGQFQNVIGEHAERYTELREARAENIEQQNELKVGAAGRTVVADLEARQAEREEKINWITGEAWKDEFARFMTTEEIEAQKAAAAAAAAAAAEGRGEGFAGEIEEDAEIPPDEGEVPGEIDEASSGEGDEEVATDEGTVEEDIPADTGIVEEDVPADAGTEEVAPDGETGDTTDETDVPLEETVEPTDTETVPTDEAELTD